In Akkermansia muciniphila, one DNA window encodes the following:
- the gltX gene encoding glutamate--tRNA ligase yields MSHVRTRFAPSPTGYLHIGGARTALFNWLFARKMGGTFILRIEDTDNARNTEEATRAIFTGMEWLGLDWDEGPMKGGDCGPYFQSQRNDIYDAYFKKLQDAGRVYEDGGAWRFRFDRSKPVTFHDLICGDITIDYRDASNTPDMAIRRADGSYIFHFVNVVDDIEMKMTHVIRGEDHIMNTPKHIQLFEAFGVTPPVFAHMPLILNQDGSKMSKRDVGAALGTYPEEGFLPEGVMNFLALLGWSPKDDTEIFSPQELIERFSLEAVNHSAAKFDITKCRWVNQQHIIALPAEEFALRARPFCLKSGLPDSPILDAAIATVQTKVQTLAEVPDKIRFFFDLDMDPEAVSKVQPEALELLSKLADRLEQEPEWDGHELIGVLKAFAKENGVKMGAVMFPARVALTGLSGGPDLSSVFSLLGREETIKRIRSFSLN; encoded by the coding sequence ATGAGTCACGTCAGAACAAGATTCGCACCTTCCCCCACGGGCTACCTTCACATTGGGGGCGCCCGCACCGCCCTGTTCAACTGGCTGTTCGCCCGCAAGATGGGGGGGACCTTCATCCTCCGCATTGAAGATACGGACAACGCCCGCAACACGGAGGAGGCTACCCGCGCAATCTTCACCGGGATGGAATGGCTGGGGCTGGACTGGGATGAGGGCCCCATGAAAGGCGGCGATTGCGGCCCCTATTTCCAAAGCCAGCGCAACGACATTTACGACGCCTACTTCAAGAAGCTTCAGGACGCCGGCCGCGTGTACGAAGATGGCGGAGCCTGGCGTTTCCGCTTTGACCGCTCCAAACCCGTCACTTTCCATGACCTGATTTGCGGAGACATCACCATCGACTACCGGGACGCTTCCAACACGCCGGACATGGCTATCCGCCGTGCGGACGGTTCCTACATCTTCCACTTTGTCAACGTGGTGGACGATATTGAGATGAAAATGACCCACGTCATCCGCGGGGAAGACCACATCATGAACACGCCCAAGCACATCCAGCTGTTTGAGGCTTTCGGCGTCACCCCCCCGGTTTTCGCCCACATGCCGCTGATTTTGAACCAGGACGGCTCCAAAATGTCCAAGCGCGACGTGGGCGCCGCCCTGGGAACTTACCCGGAAGAAGGCTTTCTGCCGGAAGGCGTCATGAACTTCCTGGCCCTGCTGGGCTGGTCCCCCAAGGACGATACGGAAATCTTCTCCCCGCAGGAGCTGATCGAACGCTTCTCTCTGGAAGCCGTCAACCACTCAGCAGCCAAATTTGACATCACCAAATGCCGCTGGGTCAACCAGCAACATATCATCGCCCTGCCTGCGGAAGAATTCGCTCTCCGGGCACGGCCTTTCTGTCTGAAATCCGGTTTGCCGGATTCCCCGATTCTGGACGCCGCCATCGCCACCGTGCAAACGAAAGTGCAGACCCTGGCAGAAGTTCCGGACAAAATCCGCTTCTTTTTTGACCTGGACATGGATCCGGAAGCTGTCTCCAAGGTTCAGCCGGAAGCGCTGGAACTGCTTTCCAAACTGGCGGACAGGCTGGAACAGGAACCGGAATGGGACGGGCATGAACTCATCGGCGTGCTGAAAGCCTTTGCCAAGGAAAACGGCGTCAAAATGGGAGCCGTGATGTTCCCTGCCCGGGTGGCTCTCACCGGGTTAAGCGGTGGCCCGGATCTTTCCTCCGTCTTTTCCCTGCTGGGCCGGGAGGAAACCATAAAGAGAATCCGCTCCTTTTCTCTGAACTGA
- the tatC gene encoding twin-arginine translocase subunit TatC: MFFLKHIFRLREKWQIKREDEEKPFLEHLDDLRTMLLRMALCLTVSTILCAGFASNLMDILRRPVNQVWDMFEESHLPAGIGLEAWGKAKEMATAMTGLGASQRELFLRQVSPSQADLTEAALVLRGAQPLPEDRKQIFIREGSPSASVRDLAEALYAQGAVLADGTGRGALKMMSAFQPGEAFMLTIKLSLYAGVVISFPLLLYFLLQFIIPGLLEHERHLLYKCMAVGFGLFLAGTLFCYFIVLPRVLTFFYTYSLEFGISNEWRIGYYLSFATQMILMFGLAFELPVVVMPFVKLGVLTYDMMKSTRRYAIVAIAILAAIITPTPDVATMMLMAVPMYALYEICIILAWMHERKEAARTREEIARFEEDFNNNNSPYNQ; the protein is encoded by the coding sequence GTGTTCTTTTTAAAACACATATTCCGTCTGCGGGAGAAGTGGCAGATTAAGAGGGAAGATGAGGAAAAACCCTTTCTGGAGCATCTGGACGACCTGCGGACCATGCTGCTGAGGATGGCGCTGTGCCTGACCGTCAGCACGATTCTGTGTGCCGGGTTTGCGTCCAATCTGATGGATATCCTGAGACGCCCCGTCAACCAGGTGTGGGATATGTTTGAGGAATCCCATCTTCCGGCAGGGATTGGCCTGGAGGCCTGGGGCAAGGCCAAGGAAATGGCAACGGCCATGACGGGCCTGGGAGCTTCCCAGCGGGAATTGTTTCTCCGCCAGGTTTCCCCGTCCCAGGCAGATTTGACGGAGGCGGCCTTGGTGCTTCGCGGCGCGCAGCCGCTGCCGGAGGACAGGAAACAGATTTTCATCAGGGAAGGAAGTCCTTCCGCGTCCGTGCGGGATCTGGCGGAAGCCCTGTATGCCCAAGGAGCCGTTCTGGCGGACGGAACGGGGCGGGGGGCCCTCAAGATGATGAGCGCGTTCCAGCCAGGGGAGGCATTCATGCTGACCATCAAGCTTTCCCTGTATGCCGGGGTGGTGATTTCTTTCCCCCTTCTGCTGTACTTCCTGCTTCAATTCATCATTCCGGGATTGCTGGAACATGAACGCCACCTGTTGTATAAGTGCATGGCTGTCGGTTTCGGCCTGTTCCTGGCCGGGACGCTGTTTTGTTATTTCATTGTACTTCCGCGGGTACTGACGTTTTTCTACACTTATTCCCTGGAATTCGGCATTTCCAATGAATGGCGCATCGGTTATTATCTGTCCTTTGCCACGCAGATGATTTTGATGTTCGGCCTGGCTTTTGAACTGCCTGTGGTGGTGATGCCCTTCGTCAAGCTGGGAGTGCTGACCTATGACATGATGAAGTCCACGAGACGCTATGCCATTGTGGCTATCGCTATCCTGGCTGCGATCATCACTCCTACGCCGGACGTGGCCACCATGATGCTGATGGCCGTTCCCATGTATGCGCTGTATGAAATATGCATCATTCTCGCCTGGATGCATGAACGCAAGGAGGCCGCGCGCACCCGGGAGGAAATCGCCCGGTTTGAAGAAGATTTCAACAACAACAATTCTCCCTACAACCAGTAA
- a CDS encoding undecaprenyl-diphosphate phosphatase: MNLLEIIILGIVEGLTEYLPVSSTGHLLLTESLLNMSQSKEALDALAVCIQGGAILAVLSLYFPRVKTMAQGVRGKNPAGLKLLVNIILAFLPAAVVGLCCASLIKEYLFNTYTVAYSWIVGGGVILAYCAWRAREGRSNEGNSGASIESLTPAKALTVGALQCVAMIPGTSRSLMTMLGGMFVGLSVEAAVEFSFLLGLITLGAATVHDAYKDGALMLESFGWEALAVGTAVSWLSAWLAVKWMVSYLQRHSFAIFGWYRIAIGIVTLVLLSMGLVH, from the coding sequence ATGAATCTTCTGGAAATTATTATTCTGGGTATTGTGGAAGGCCTGACCGAATACTTGCCGGTCAGCTCCACGGGGCATCTGCTCCTGACGGAATCCCTGTTGAACATGTCTCAGAGCAAGGAAGCCCTGGACGCCCTGGCCGTCTGCATCCAGGGGGGAGCCATCCTGGCGGTGCTGAGCCTGTATTTTCCCCGGGTAAAAACCATGGCGCAGGGCGTGCGCGGCAAGAACCCCGCCGGGCTGAAACTGCTGGTCAACATTATTCTGGCCTTTCTTCCGGCCGCCGTGGTGGGCCTGTGCTGCGCCTCCCTGATCAAGGAGTATCTGTTCAATACGTACACGGTGGCTTATTCATGGATCGTAGGGGGAGGCGTTATTCTGGCGTATTGCGCCTGGCGCGCCAGGGAGGGCCGTTCCAATGAAGGGAACTCCGGCGCCTCCATTGAAAGCCTGACGCCGGCCAAAGCGCTGACGGTGGGCGCGCTCCAGTGCGTGGCCATGATCCCCGGCACCAGCCGGAGCCTGATGACCATGCTGGGAGGCATGTTCGTGGGGTTGAGCGTGGAGGCGGCCGTGGAGTTCAGCTTTTTGCTGGGATTGATAACCCTGGGCGCAGCCACGGTCCATGATGCGTATAAGGACGGTGCGCTGATGCTTGAATCCTTCGGCTGGGAAGCTTTGGCCGTGGGAACGGCGGTCAGCTGGCTTTCCGCATGGCTGGCTGTAAAATGGATGGTATCCTATTTGCAAAGGCACAGTTTTGCCATATTCGGCTGGTACCGTATCGCCATTGGCATTGTGACCCTGGTCCTTCTGTCTATGGGGCTGGTGCATTGA
- a CDS encoding YkgJ family cysteine cluster protein: MRMEDGGKAVRYECTRCGACCRWAGDVCIEADEIREISRFLHMDEQVFIDTCCRLRANRRGLSIRDAEDGACMMLTKDGCRINPVKPRQCRDFPNKWNFPGWRDLCRAREVGEEGKV; this comes from the coding sequence ATGCGTATGGAGGACGGAGGAAAAGCGGTGCGGTATGAATGCACCAGATGCGGCGCATGCTGCCGCTGGGCCGGGGATGTGTGCATTGAAGCGGATGAAATCCGCGAGATTTCCCGTTTCCTGCACATGGACGAACAGGTTTTTATTGACACATGCTGCCGGTTGAGAGCCAACCGGCGCGGATTGTCCATCAGGGACGCGGAGGACGGAGCCTGCATGATGCTGACGAAAGACGGCTGCCGGATCAATCCCGTTAAACCCCGCCAGTGCCGGGATTTTCCCAACAAATGGAATTTTCCCGGCTGGCGGGATTTATGCCGCGCCAGAGAAGTGGGGGAGGAAGGGAAAGTATAA
- the aroA gene encoding 3-phosphoshikimate 1-carboxyvinyltransferase → MNLHSHSIPSLQGVLTVPGDKSISHRAAILGGLAKGVTEVDNFLCSEDCLNTLRAMEQLGAQVDVLEKRQGYGPVRFRITGVAMSPKAPERPIDCGNSGTGMRLLAGMLAACPFDSEMFGDASLCSRPMGRIMQPLEQMGARIESRGTKPGCAPLSIHGGRVHPISYTLPMASAQVKSAILLAGMFADGATTVRQPAVTRDHTERLFRHFGIPCTVDGLTVGTCGPALPVAHDLTVPADISSAAFWMVAAAGRPGSRLTLRQVGLNKTRNAVISALQRMGARMDIVTTSPADAGEPYGDITVYGSDSLHGTSLLPEEIPNLIDEIPILAVAGALGRGDFIVRNARELRVKETDRIATTAANLRLMGVDVEEFDDGMVVHGGTPLKGTELSSYGDHRIAMSFLVAGLSAQGETVVTDTECINTSYPGFERDLAQFL, encoded by the coding sequence ATGAACCTTCATTCCCATTCCATTCCCTCCCTGCAAGGGGTACTGACCGTACCCGGAGACAAAAGCATTTCCCACCGCGCCGCCATTCTGGGTGGCCTGGCGAAAGGAGTGACGGAAGTGGATAATTTCCTATGCAGTGAAGATTGCCTGAATACCCTGCGCGCCATGGAGCAGCTGGGCGCCCAAGTGGATGTGCTGGAAAAACGGCAGGGATATGGCCCAGTACGCTTCCGGATAACGGGCGTCGCCATGAGCCCCAAGGCCCCTGAACGGCCCATTGACTGCGGCAATTCCGGCACGGGCATGAGACTGCTGGCCGGGATGCTGGCCGCCTGCCCTTTTGATTCGGAAATGTTTGGGGACGCCTCCCTGTGTTCCCGCCCCATGGGCCGCATCATGCAGCCGCTGGAACAAATGGGTGCGAGGATTGAGTCCAGGGGGACCAAACCGGGCTGTGCGCCGCTGAGCATTCACGGCGGGCGGGTGCACCCGATTTCCTACACGCTTCCCATGGCAAGCGCCCAGGTAAAAAGCGCCATTCTACTGGCGGGCATGTTTGCGGACGGCGCCACCACCGTGCGCCAGCCGGCCGTTACCCGCGACCACACGGAACGCCTGTTCCGTCATTTCGGCATTCCCTGCACCGTGGACGGCCTGACCGTCGGAACCTGCGGGCCGGCTCTCCCCGTCGCCCATGATTTGACAGTCCCGGCAGATATTTCCTCCGCAGCTTTCTGGATGGTGGCCGCCGCCGGCCGGCCAGGCTCCCGCCTGACGTTGCGCCAGGTGGGGCTGAACAAGACGCGGAACGCCGTCATCAGCGCGCTGCAAAGGATGGGCGCACGAATGGACATTGTGACCACTTCTCCGGCAGATGCCGGCGAACCGTACGGAGATATTACCGTGTATGGCTCGGATTCCCTGCACGGCACCAGCCTCCTCCCGGAAGAAATCCCCAATCTCATTGACGAGATACCCATCCTGGCCGTAGCGGGAGCCCTGGGCCGGGGAGACTTCATCGTCCGAAACGCCCGCGAATTGCGCGTCAAGGAAACGGACCGCATCGCCACCACGGCAGCCAATCTCCGGCTCATGGGCGTGGATGTGGAAGAATTTGACGACGGTATGGTTGTTCACGGCGGCACCCCACTGAAAGGAACGGAATTATCCAGTTATGGGGACCACCGCATCGCCATGAGTTTCCTGGTGGCCGGGCTCAGCGCACAGGGAGAAACCGTGGTGACGGATACGGAATGCATCAATACGTCCTATCCCGGTTTTGAACGGGATCTGGCTCAGTTCCTGTAA
- the murA gene encoding UDP-N-acetylglucosamine 1-carboxyvinyltransferase has translation MEKLVVHGGFTLRGAVNISGSKNASLPILAASLLTDEPVVVRRVPDVSDTNFMVQIMGQLGASVERSSGNVRVEARNLHSEAAYEQVRKMRASICLMGPLMARMQRCVIPLPGGCVIGDRPVDLHIRAIQALGAQVQIERGNLIIEAPGGLKGATVDLRGDHGPTVLGTDNLMMAAVLAKGTTVIESAASEPEVVDLANFLIKMGANIQGAGTRRIVIEGVEKLRGCNHTVIPDRIEAGTFMVAAAMMGDGVTLRRVCEEHMTVVTDLLRKCGHHVEFNERGDTVTIIAGKTPKCGEIKTAPYPGYPTDMQAQMTALFATTPGISVVKDTIFPQRFMHCSELKRMGADIKVDNGTAVISGVETLSGAPVMASDLRASAALVLAALKAEGTTEIHRLYHIDRGYEMIDEKLLAIGAAVERLPDDDN, from the coding sequence ATGGAGAAGCTTGTCGTACATGGAGGTTTTACGCTTAGGGGAGCCGTCAATATCAGCGGTTCCAAAAATGCTTCCCTGCCTATTTTGGCCGCATCCCTGCTGACGGATGAGCCTGTAGTGGTGCGCCGTGTGCCGGATGTTTCCGATACCAATTTCATGGTGCAGATCATGGGCCAGCTGGGAGCCTCCGTGGAGCGGTCCAGCGGCAATGTGCGCGTGGAGGCCAGGAACCTGCATTCCGAAGCCGCTTATGAACAGGTGCGCAAGATGCGCGCCTCCATCTGCCTGATGGGGCCTTTGATGGCCCGCATGCAGCGGTGCGTGATTCCCCTGCCGGGCGGCTGTGTGATTGGCGACCGTCCTGTGGATTTGCATATCAGGGCCATCCAGGCATTGGGAGCGCAGGTGCAGATTGAACGCGGCAACCTGATTATTGAAGCTCCCGGGGGATTGAAAGGAGCTACGGTGGATTTGCGCGGAGACCACGGCCCCACCGTTCTGGGAACGGACAATTTAATGATGGCCGCCGTATTGGCGAAAGGCACCACCGTTATTGAATCCGCCGCCTCCGAGCCGGAAGTGGTGGATCTGGCGAACTTCCTGATTAAGATGGGCGCCAATATTCAGGGTGCGGGAACGCGCCGGATCGTCATTGAGGGAGTGGAAAAGCTCCGCGGCTGCAACCATACCGTTATCCCGGACCGCATTGAGGCCGGCACCTTTATGGTGGCGGCGGCCATGATGGGAGATGGCGTGACCCTGCGGCGCGTCTGCGAGGAACATATGACCGTGGTGACGGATTTGCTCCGGAAATGCGGCCACCACGTGGAATTCAACGAACGGGGGGATACGGTCACCATCATTGCCGGGAAAACTCCCAAATGCGGAGAAATCAAGACAGCCCCGTATCCCGGCTACCCCACGGACATGCAGGCTCAGATGACGGCTCTCTTCGCCACGACGCCGGGCATTTCCGTGGTGAAGGACACCATTTTCCCGCAGCGTTTCATGCACTGCTCCGAACTCAAGCGCATGGGGGCGGACATCAAGGTGGACAACGGCACTGCCGTCATCTCCGGGGTGGAAACGCTCAGCGGCGCCCCCGTCATGGCCTCCGACCTGCGGGCTTCCGCCGCCCTGGTGCTGGCAGCCCTGAAGGCGGAAGGCACCACGGAGATCCACCGCCTGTATCATATTGACCGGGGCTATGAAATGATTGATGAAAAACTCCTGGCAATCGGCGCCGCTGTGGAAAGATTGCCGGATGATGACAATTAA
- a CDS encoding HU family DNA-binding protein: MNKAQLIELIQSKLGADTTKKHAEEALAAVLESIKEGVKESGKVQIIGFGTFATKTREARTGRNPKTGNTINIPASKTVAFKASSALKD; this comes from the coding sequence ATGAACAAGGCTCAACTGATTGAACTGATTCAAAGCAAGCTGGGTGCCGATACGACCAAGAAGCACGCTGAAGAAGCTCTGGCCGCTGTGCTGGAATCCATTAAGGAAGGCGTGAAAGAATCCGGCAAGGTGCAGATCATCGGCTTTGGTACGTTTGCTACCAAGACCCGTGAGGCCCGTACCGGCCGTAACCCGAAGACCGGCAACACGATCAATATCCCCGCCTCCAAGACGGTTGCTTTCAAGGCCTCTTCCGCCTTGAAGGACTAA
- the aroC gene encoding chorismate synthase produces MSSSFGQVFKISTWGESHGTGVGVVIDGCPSLVPVTEEDIQRELDRRRPGQSDIVTPRKEEDRAEILSGVLDGKTLGTPIAVSVRNKDHRSSAYDEMASTYRPSHADYTYDAKYGIRAWAGGGRASARETIGRVAAGAVAKAVLKQAFPDMEVLAWVDQVHHVRASVDWGAVTASAIESNIVRTADPSAAEAMIAAIKEARDSGNSLGGVVKCMVRGCPPGLGDPVFDKLDATLAHAMMSIPATKAFAVGSGFEAADMTGLEHNDPFYMQGGRVRTATNHSGGIQGGISNGEDILMRIGFKPTATLMIDQQTVNRDGEDARLKGRGRHDACVLPRAVPIVEAMAWLCLCDHYLRQRCQRAL; encoded by the coding sequence ATGTCCAGCAGCTTTGGTCAGGTGTTCAAGATTTCTACCTGGGGTGAATCCCATGGAACCGGGGTAGGCGTGGTGATTGACGGCTGTCCGTCTCTCGTTCCGGTGACGGAAGAAGACATTCAGCGGGAGCTGGACCGGCGCAGGCCGGGGCAGAGCGACATCGTAACCCCCCGCAAGGAAGAGGACCGCGCGGAAATCCTTTCCGGAGTGCTGGACGGCAAAACCCTGGGAACGCCTATAGCCGTCAGTGTCCGGAACAAGGACCACCGCTCCTCCGCCTATGACGAGATGGCCAGCACGTACCGGCCCTCCCATGCGGATTATACATACGACGCTAAATACGGTATTCGCGCCTGGGCGGGCGGCGGCCGGGCCTCCGCACGGGAAACTATCGGCCGCGTCGCAGCCGGAGCCGTGGCAAAAGCCGTCTTGAAGCAGGCTTTTCCCGATATGGAGGTTCTGGCCTGGGTGGACCAGGTTCACCATGTGAGAGCTTCCGTGGACTGGGGAGCCGTGACGGCTTCAGCCATTGAAAGCAATATCGTCCGTACGGCGGATCCCTCTGCGGCGGAAGCCATGATCGCCGCCATCAAGGAAGCCCGTGATTCCGGCAATTCCTTGGGCGGCGTGGTCAAATGCATGGTGCGCGGCTGTCCTCCCGGCCTGGGGGATCCCGTCTTTGACAAGCTGGACGCTACGCTTGCCCACGCCATGATGAGCATTCCCGCCACCAAGGCTTTCGCCGTGGGTTCCGGTTTTGAAGCGGCGGACATGACCGGCCTGGAACATAATGACCCTTTTTACATGCAGGGCGGCCGGGTGCGTACCGCCACCAACCACTCCGGCGGTATTCAGGGCGGCATCTCCAACGGAGAGGACATTCTGATGCGCATCGGCTTCAAGCCTACGGCCACCTTGATGATCGACCAGCAAACGGTCAACAGGGATGGGGAAGATGCCCGGCTCAAGGGCAGGGGACGGCATGACGCCTGCGTGCTGCCGCGCGCCGTGCCCATTGTGGAAGCCATGGCCTGGCTTTGCCTGTGCGACCACTACCTGCGCCAACGCTGCCAGCGGGCGCTGTAA
- a CDS encoding metallophosphoesterase, which translates to MKSRPRCPFLNKLAIILVPVLMIGFSLFMWAWQAEPSRVETITTAMEMPQWKGKEGQPLRIVIAGDFHLRPNGGDLARRYMETIMEARPDMIFLLGDYANGHTRESSMAPETAREYFKMLKAPLGIFAVQGNHDQYYGWDLWRNMFAGLGILPMWNDSLLLHLPGGRELQLSSVRDDYHQRIRQEELPLRFSPDIPHILLSHVPDIFPLLAPGVADAVISAHTHGGQICLPGGRPLANISREKVQFSYPWSQLNGTPFLITRGLGCSVLPLRFCCPPEIIVLEIQ; encoded by the coding sequence ATGAAGTCACGCCCACGCTGCCCCTTTCTCAACAAATTGGCGATCATCCTTGTCCCAGTATTGATGATCGGCTTCTCCTTATTCATGTGGGCATGGCAGGCGGAACCCAGTCGTGTGGAAACCATCACGACTGCGATGGAGATGCCTCAGTGGAAGGGAAAAGAAGGCCAGCCTCTCCGCATCGTGATTGCCGGAGATTTTCATCTGCGTCCAAACGGCGGGGATCTGGCCCGCAGGTACATGGAAACAATCATGGAAGCCCGGCCGGATATGATTTTCCTGCTGGGGGATTACGCCAACGGCCACACGCGGGAGAGCAGCATGGCCCCGGAAACGGCCCGGGAATATTTCAAGATGTTGAAAGCGCCTCTCGGCATTTTTGCCGTGCAGGGCAACCATGACCAGTATTACGGCTGGGACTTATGGCGCAACATGTTTGCCGGGCTGGGCATCCTGCCCATGTGGAATGATTCCCTGCTGCTGCACCTTCCCGGAGGTCGGGAGCTGCAGCTCTCCTCCGTCAGGGACGACTATCACCAGAGAATCAGGCAGGAGGAATTGCCACTGCGTTTTTCTCCGGATATTCCGCATATCCTTCTTTCACATGTACCCGATATTTTCCCCCTGCTGGCTCCCGGCGTGGCGGACGCCGTCATCAGCGCGCATACCCACGGAGGCCAGATATGCCTTCCCGGAGGCAGGCCCCTGGCAAACATCTCACGAGAGAAGGTCCAATTTTCCTATCCCTGGTCCCAGCTGAACGGAACCCCCTTCCTCATTACCCGCGGTCTGGGATGCAGCGTTCTTCCCCTGCGCTTTTGCTGCCCTCCGGAAATCATCGTGCTGGAAATTCAATAA
- a CDS encoding iron-sulfur cluster assembly scaffold protein, with amino-acid sequence MQFTHEIEQMCCVKKGCNHGPAPIPQEGNWTQSREITDISGLTHGVGWCAPQQGTCKLTLNVKNGIIEEALVETSGCSGMTHSAAMAAEILPGKTLLEAMNTDLVCDAINTAMRELFLQIVYGRTQSAFSEGGLPIGAGLEDLGKGLRSQIGTLYGTRAKGPRYLEMAEGYITKLALDEDGEIIGYEFVRMGPMMEMIKKGVDANEAVAKCTGNYGRFDEAAKYIDPRHE; translated from the coding sequence ATGCAGTTTACACACGAAATCGAACAAATGTGTTGCGTCAAGAAAGGCTGCAACCATGGTCCGGCCCCTATCCCGCAGGAAGGCAACTGGACGCAATCCAGGGAAATCACGGATATCTCCGGCCTGACCCACGGCGTGGGCTGGTGCGCTCCCCAGCAGGGCACTTGCAAACTGACGCTGAATGTCAAAAACGGCATTATTGAAGAAGCACTTGTGGAAACCAGCGGTTGCTCCGGCATGACCCACTCCGCCGCTATGGCTGCGGAAATCCTGCCCGGCAAGACCTTACTGGAAGCAATGAACACGGACCTCGTGTGCGACGCCATCAACACCGCCATGCGCGAACTGTTCCTGCAGATCGTGTACGGCCGCACCCAGAGCGCCTTCTCTGAAGGAGGACTTCCCATCGGCGCCGGTCTTGAAGACCTCGGCAAGGGGCTCCGCTCCCAGATCGGCACTCTGTACGGCACCCGCGCCAAGGGGCCCCGTTATCTGGAAATGGCTGAAGGCTACATTACCAAGCTTGCCCTGGATGAAGACGGTGAAATCATCGGCTACGAATTTGTGCGCATGGGGCCGATGATGGAAATGATCAAGAAGGGCGTGGACGCCAACGAAGCCGTCGCCAAATGCACGGGCAACTACGGTCGTTTCGACGAGGCCGCCAAGTACATCGATCCTCGTCACGAATGA
- a CDS encoding GGGtGRT protein: MPLFESYDRRIKQINEALAKYGISSIEEAEQLCLSKGINPREIVNGIQPIAFENAGWAYVVGAAIAIKKGCTKAADAAEAIGEGLQSFCIPGSVADERKVGLGHGNLAAMLLRDETECFCFLAGHESFAAAEGAIGIAKSANRVRKQDLRVCLNGLGKDAAYIISRINGFTYVQTKFDYATGKLNIIQEKAFSKGPKAAVRVYGCDDVREGVAVMWNEGVDVSITGNSTNPTRFQHPVAGTYKKECNEKGKKYFSVASGGGTGRTLHPDNMAAGPASYGMTDTMGRMHSDAQFAGSSSVPAHVEMMGLIGMGNNPMVGASVAVAVAVEEAAKQNA; the protein is encoded by the coding sequence ATGCCTCTTTTCGAATCCTACGACCGCCGCATCAAGCAGATCAATGAAGCCCTGGCCAAATACGGCATCAGCTCCATTGAAGAAGCGGAACAACTCTGCCTTTCCAAGGGAATCAACCCCCGTGAAATTGTGAACGGCATTCAGCCCATCGCGTTTGAAAACGCCGGCTGGGCCTATGTGGTGGGAGCCGCCATCGCCATTAAGAAGGGCTGCACGAAAGCCGCCGACGCCGCTGAAGCCATCGGAGAAGGTCTTCAGTCCTTCTGCATTCCCGGCTCCGTTGCGGATGAACGCAAGGTGGGCCTGGGCCACGGCAACCTGGCCGCCATGCTCCTGCGCGATGAAACGGAATGCTTCTGTTTCCTGGCCGGGCACGAATCCTTTGCCGCCGCTGAAGGCGCCATCGGCATTGCCAAGTCCGCCAACCGCGTCCGCAAGCAGGATCTCCGCGTCTGCCTGAACGGCCTCGGCAAGGATGCCGCGTACATCATCTCCCGCATCAACGGGTTTACATATGTGCAAACCAAGTTCGACTACGCCACGGGCAAGCTGAACATCATCCAGGAGAAAGCTTTCTCCAAGGGCCCCAAGGCCGCCGTGCGCGTGTATGGCTGCGATGATGTGCGCGAAGGCGTGGCTGTCATGTGGAATGAAGGCGTGGACGTTTCCATTACCGGGAACTCCACCAACCCCACCCGCTTCCAGCACCCGGTAGCCGGCACCTACAAGAAGGAATGCAATGAGAAGGGCAAAAAATACTTCTCCGTGGCTTCCGGCGGCGGTACGGGCCGTACCCTGCACCCGGACAACATGGCTGCCGGTCCCGCTTCCTACGGCATGACTGACACCATGGGCCGCATGCACTCCGACGCCCAGTTCGCCGGTTCTTCCTCCGTGCCCGCCCATGTGGAAATGATGGGCCTCATCGGCATGGGCAACAACCCGATGGTCGGCGCTTCCGTAGCGGTGGCCGTGGCTGTTGAAGAAGCCGCCAAGCAGAACGCCTGA